In Candidatus Microthrix subdominans, the DNA window CCGCCAAGGCGACGCGCAACCGGTCGCTGCTGTTGGGTTCCGCCAGGTCCGGTCACTCGCCACCGTCCTTCGTCACCTTCCCCGGCGGGTTGTCGACGTTGATCGAGGGCCTCCTTGCCGGAACCGACGTCGACGTGCGGTTGGCCACGCCGGTCGACGCCATCGAGCCCAGCGGTTCCCGCTACCGGTTGATCGCCGCCGGCGCCGATCAGAGGGACTTCGACGGGGTGGTCCTGGCGCTCCCGGCCGCACCTGCCCTCGGCCTGCTGCAACCGCTGCTGGGCGAGGACGCCGCGCCCCTCGGCACGCTACGAACCGCCTCGGTGGCGACGGTCGCGGTGGCCTGGGATGCCTCCGAAGCGGCCTCGTGTGAGGCCCTCCGGGCAACCGGGATACTCACCCCTGCCAAGGCGGGCACGCTGATGAAGGCGGCCACGTTTCTGTCCACCAAGTGGCCGCACCTGCGCCACCCCGACCATGCCCTGCTCAGGCTTTCGGCGGGACGGGTGGGGGAGCACCGGGTGGCGTCGCTGCCCGACGAGCAGCTCGTCGGGCAGATGGTTGACGAGCTCCGGCGTGCCACCGGGCTGACCGGAGTGCCCATCCAGGCCCAGGTGTACCGGTGGCCGCATGCCCTCCCGCAGCTGGAAGTGGGGCACTTGGAGAAGCTGGCCGTGGTGCGGTCCGCGCTGGCGCAGCGGCCCGCATTGGCACTGGCCGGTGCCGCCTACGACGGGCTGGGCATCTCCAGCTGCATCGCCGCCGGGCAACGCGGCGCCGAGACCATGATCGATCAACTGGCACTCAACGAGGAGGCACGATGATGACCCAGCCCTCGACGGCTTCGCCCTCAACCCGCAGCGCGGTTCGGACCTTGCATCTGGACCCGGCCGACCGGCCGTTCATCGTCATCTGGGAGGTCACCCGGGCCTGTGCGTTGGCGTGTGCCCACTGCCGGGCCGATGCGATCACGCGGCGCAACTCCCTCGAGCTGAGCACGGACGAGGGGAAGGCTCTTCTGGACGACCTGGCGTCGCTGGGCGCTCCCCGCCCCATCGTGGTGCTCACCGGAGGCGACCCTTTCGAGCGTGACGACCTGGCCGAGCTGGTGCGCCACGGCCACGGGCTGGGTCTTCCGATGGCGCTGTCCCCGTCGGTCACGCCGCGGTTGACCTCCGAGGCGCTGGCCGAGCTGCGCGCCGCCGGGGCGTCGGCGGTCTCGCTGTCGCTCGACGGCGCCACGCCCGCCACCCACGATGCGTTCAGAGGCTTCGACGGCGTGCATGCGGACACGATCGAGGCGGCGGCCAACGTGCGTGCCGCCGGGTTTCGACTGCAGATCAACACGACCGTCACCAAGGACAATGCCCACGAGTTGCCGGCGCTGCTCGACACGGTTGTCGAGCTTGGGGCCGGGTTGTGGAGTGTGTTCTTCCTGGTGCCGACCGGCCGAGGTGAACAGCTGACGGCGCTGGATGCCGAAGGTGTCGAGGACGTGCTGATGTGGCTGGCCTCGGTGGCCGACCGCGTGCCGGTCAAGACCACCGAGGCGCCGCATTTCAGGCGGGTGATGCTGCAACGCGCCGATGCTGGTGGTGAGCCTCCCGACTATCGACCCGGCCCGCTCGGACGTCTCCTTCGCGACGCGCCCGTTCGCTCTGTTGCGGCCCCCAGTCCGGCCACGATCGAACGCGGCGGTTCCGGCCCCCGACGCCCGCCGCTGGACGTCAACGCCGGGCGCGGCTTCGCCTTCGTCGATCATCTCGGCGCGGTGTATCCCAGCGGCTTCCTGCCCGTGTCGGCAGGTTCGATCCGCCGGGCGCCCTTCACCGAGATCTACCGCAAATCCGAGCTGTTGGCATCGCTGCGCGACCCGACGCAGCTAGGAGGCAAGTGCGGTCGTTGCGAGTATCGGGAGGTGTGCGGCGGATCGCGCTCGCACGCCTACGCGGTCACCGGCGATCCGCTGGGGGAGGACCCGACCTGTGCCTACGAGCCGGACGGACGTGATGCCTGATCGGACACTGGATGCCCCCGAGGTGGCACGCCAACAACCCGCACCCGACACCGGAGAACCACCGGCGCTCAACCGTGCCCGGCCCGGGCAACTGAGCGTGTGGCTGTTCGTCATCGCAGCGGTGGTGCTGGTCATGATCGTGGTGGGTGGCACCACCCGCCTGACGCAGTCCGGTCTGTCGATGGTGAACTGGGAGCCGGTGGGTGGCGTGGTTCCGCCGCTGAGCGAAGCCGACTGGAACGCCGAGTTCGACGCCTACAAGACCTCCCCCGAGTTCCAGAAGATCAATGCCGACATGACCGTTGGCGATTTCAAGGGCATCTTCTTCTGGGAGTACCTGCACCGCCTGTTGGGTCGGCTGTTGGGGTTGGCGCTGGTCGTGCCATTCCTGTGGTTCCTGGCTAGGCGGGCCGTCCCTCCGGGTTATGCGCGCCGCCTGGGAGGGCTGGTACTGCTGGTCGGGCTGCAGGGCCTGATCGGCTGGTGGATGGTGGCCAGCGGGCTGGTGGATCGTCCCGACGTGGCCCACGAGCGGTTGGCGCTGCACCTCACCACCGCCCTCGTCCTGCTGGTGGGACTGATCTGGACGGCTCTCGACCTGCGGGCGCTTGCCGCAGGGCGGAGTGCCGTCACGGGGCGCCCGGTCCGTTGGGTGTGGCCCTTTGCTGTGCTCCTCGGTGTGCAGATCACCCTGGGGGCGTTCGTCGCCGGGCTGGACGCAGGGTGGATGTACAACACCTGGCCCATGATGCGGGGCTCCTGGTTACCTCCAGGCCTCACGGAGTTGTCGCCGGTCTGGTCGAACCTGGTCGACAACCCGGTAGCGGTGCAGTTCCTGCACCGCTGGTTGGCGGTGGTCGTCGCCGTGGCAGCGCTCGTCGTGGCGTCCCAGCTGTTCCGAGCGGGGGCGAGGCACTACGCGATTGCGCTCGAGTCGGCCGTGGCAGTGCAGTTCCTGCTCGGGGTGTTCACCCTGTTGCACGCCGTTCCGGTGGGTTTGGGGGTGGCCCATCAGGCGGGCGCTGTGTTGGTGTTGGTCATCACGGTGGCGGCGGCCCACTGGTCGATGGGCGGTGCTCGAAACTCGGTCGGGTCGTCGCAACCCTCGCCCTCGACGAGAACCAAGCAGTTCGGTTAACCGAGTCGTTCGCGTGTGGCGCTCAGGCGTCGTCGACCGTTGCGGCGACCCAAGTGAACGGTTGAACCCCACCGCTTGGGGTGACGTGCTCAAACCTGCCGTGTCCGTCCTCGATGAATCCGGAGCCGATCTCGGCCAGCAGTCGGTCAGCGCTGTAGCGCTCCACGGGAAGGGCCGAACAGGTCGAGGGGCCGTCCTCGGCAAAGGTGGCGAGGATCACAGACCCTCCCGGTTCGATGGACCGGAGGAGCAACTCGCGATAGCGGCGGCGGTCGTCGGCGTCGGTGAGGAAGTGGAACACGGCACGGTCGTGCCACACGTTCCAGCGGCGAGCGGGTGACCAGTCCAAAAGGTCGGCGCGGATCCAGGTGATCTCGTCGGGGCTGTCGACGTTGCGTCGCGATGCGTCGAGCGCCTCGGCGGACACGTCCAGCACGGTCAGGTCTGCGAACCCCCGCTGCTGCAGGGTGGCCGTCAGCGAGGAGGCGCCGCCACCGATGTCGATGACCGAACTCGCCGGCGTCGCCCCGACGAGGTCGAAGAGTTCGAGCGACAGGCGAGGCTCGGCCTCGAACCAACTGACGGAGTCCGCGCCGGAGGTGCGATATCGATCGTCCCAATGGGACTGACGTTCGGGTTGATCCATGGTGTGCTCCGCAATCGGCTGTACAAGGCTTCCAGCATACCCCGAGGGGTATGCTGGCTGCGTCGGCTGCCTCAGGGCTGTGCGGCGCAGTAGCCGGTCGTCGGTCAGTCGCTGGGAGGAGTGTCGCCGATCAGTCCGGCGCTTCGCGCCAGCCGCACCGCCTCGCCCCTCGAACTGGTGCCCAGCTTGCGATAGATGGCCGCTGCGTGGCTCTTGACCGTGTTGCGCGAGACGTACAGCCGGGTGGCGATGTCGGACAGGCTGAGGTTGGTGGGCAGGTACTGGGCGACGCGCAGCTCGGCCGCGGTGGGCGACCACAACCGTTCGGCGCTCAGCTCGTTGGCGGCTTGGACCCTGTCGTGGAGCCCGTCGACATGTTTCGCGAACGGCGTGGTTTCATCCTGGATCACCATGCTCAGCTCGAGTTGTTGGAGCAGCTTGAGCGCCGTCTGAGCATCGTCGAGCAGCAGGCAGGTGCGGACCAGCGTGACCAGCCCGAGGATCCGGTACCAGGGAGCGCAGTTGTCCAGAGCGTCGAGCCGGGTGCGGCTGAGCGCAATGCGCTCGGCCGCCTGCTGTTGGCGCCCCGCCCGAGCATCGAACAGCGACGCGATGGCCATGGTCAGCCCGGTCGCCGGATACGTCTCGCCGGGCCGCGTCGCAAGCAGCTTGAGCGCTCGGGTGCTGAGCCCGGCGGCCTCGTCGCGTTGACCTTCGAGGTCGAGCACGATCGCCAGTGCCCCTGCCGCCATGGCGTTCAGGATCGACCAGTCGCCGACGTCGTTCTCGAACAGCGCTTGGCGCAGCGTGTCGTCTGCCCGTTCATCGCCGGCGATGTAACGGTTGGCGCCGAGTACCACGGCCGCGATCGCTTTGAAAGGGCCGGCCGGCAGCAGATGATAGGCATGGGAGGCAAGCGGGAGGACCTCCGCTGCAGGGAGCATTTCCAGCCCGGCTCGAAGCGCCTCCGCCTGGAGCATGGTGAGGTTGTCGGTGTGAGCTGCGCTCACCTCGGTGCTGTTGAGCTCTTCCCAAGCCAGTCGCGCCCAGCGCAACGCCGCCTCGCCGTCGCCGAGGTACACGGCAATGGTCGACGCAACGATGCGCAGCCGGGGTGATGAGCGCACCCGGGCATCACCGAGGTTCGCCAGCCAACGCTGCACCGTGGTGTACATCCCTCGCACGGCGTAGAGCCCGGCATGGGTGGTGATCAGCTCCTCGCACAGGTCGAGTTGTTCGCCGGTCACCGCATGCTCGATGGCGAGGTCGGCATCGCCCTGGCGCTCCCACCAACGGGCAGCCGCCACCTGGATCTCGCTCCAGCGGCCGCGGTTCTGGCTGCGAAGCCGGGAGCAAAGCCAACGCCGCAGTAACGGGTGCAGCCGATACCAGTCGCCGTGCTGATCGAGCGCAAACAACACCACCTCTTCGCGACAGAGACGGCGCAGGGTGGCTGCGGCATCGGAGATCCCGAGGATCTCCTCACACGAGTCGCCGGAAAACCGCCCGAGGCAGCCAAGCTCGGGGGACGGGGGGGGGGGGGGGGGGGGCGTGCGGGGGGGGGGGGGGGGGGGGGGGGGGGGGGCGGGGGGGGGGGGGGGGGGGGGGGGGGCGGGGGCGGGGGGGGCGGGGGGGGGGGGGGGGGGGAAGGCGGGGGGAAAGGGGGGAGGGGGGGCAGGCGCATCAAGAGGTGTTGATCGGCCGCTTTGAGAGCGCCGAACCATTCCTCGGCGACGTAGTCGCTGACGTACTCGATGCTTCCGAGCCGATTCGCGGGCACTTCGAAACCCGAGCGTCGGCTGGTCATGACCAGGCCGGCCAAGCGAAGTCCGGCCGGCCATCCTTCGAACTGGTCGGTGAGGTCGCTGAGCGCGTCGATGTCCGGGTCGACGCCCATGGCGGTGAGCAGTTGCTCGGTTTCGGCCAGGTTGAAGGCCAGGTCGTCCGTGACCACATCGATCACGCCCGGGTCGAGCCGGAATCGGGCAATCGCCTTGGCGTGATGGTGAGCCCGTCCCACGAGAACGAGCGTCGACGACGGCGCAAGGTTGGCGGTCACCTGGCTGAGCAGTGTGGCCGATGCTTCGCTCTCGAGGTGGTGGATGTCGTCGAGTACGAGGACGAAGGGCTCGGTACAGCTTGCGACCATCCGAGCGATGTCGGGATCCGCCTGCGAGTCGGACGCCCCAGTTCTCAGACTGGCCACAATCTGCTCAATGGCGTGGCTCAAGACCAAGGGGTCGTTGTCGATCGCTTCCAGGTTGAGCCAACGCACGACGCGATTGTCCTGAGCGGCCCAGCGCGCCACGAGTGCCGACTTTCCATAGCCCCCGGGGGCCAGGACGCGAATTACCCCGCCGGTCGCCGCGCTGAAGCGATCGTCGAGGCGGGTCCGCTCGATCAGTCGTGACCGGGTGCTCGGCGCACTGAGTCGCGCCGGGGGTCCGACAAAGCGTGTGGGGTCGCGGGTGGCAACCGGGTCACTCACGGCTCAACAAGTCCTTCGACCGACGTGCCTCAGCCAGGGGGAAGGCTGGGGACCGGCGGCCATCGTGATCGCGTCAAAGTACCACGGAGAAAGGGAACCGATGGACGATAGTGCCCCTGCATGAGGGCACTCGACGAGGAGGGGACTCGACGTCTGTTGTGTCGATCTTGGAGGGTGGCCGGCGTCAGCCGGCGAGGATTTTGGCCTTCTCCGTCTCGAACTCGGCATCGGTCACCACGCCCTGATCTCGCAGCGCTGCAAGTTGCTGCAACTGTTCGACGGGCGTGGCAGTGGGTGCGGCCGGCGCTGGGGCTGCCTGGGGCGCAGGCTGCGCCTCCTGCTGTTGTTCGGAGGCCCCCATCGGGCCACCAAACCGTCGCGCTTGGCGGCGCTGAACGCGGCCGGAGACCGCGGTGGCGGTACCGGCCACCACGGCCGTTCGGGCTGCCGCTCGCATCACGGGTCGTCGTCGCAACATGGTGTTCTCGCTTTCTCAGCCGGCCTCGGCCAGCGCGGTTTCCAGGGCTTTGCCCAGGTCGGCGGGGATAATCCCACCTTCGATCAGTTCGCCACCGGCGCGGCGGATCGCTTCGGCGAGCGGCTTCGCCCACAGGTCTTCCCACACCAGTATGAGCACCGATGAGCCGTCGGCGATCGACTCGGCGGCGTGCTCGATGTCCTCGGGGCCGATCATCCCGCCAACGTCCCCATCGAGAGCGGCAAATGCGCTGAGGTGTTCGTGCTCGTCAACCTCGAGCACAACGACGCTGCCGTCGTCACCCTTGGCGACCAACACCAGATCGACGATGCGGATCAAGCCGGCGTCGAGCAGTGCTGCCAGACCATCGGCGATCTCACCCGAGAAGTTGTTCTCGGGGAAGCCGACGATGACGTATTCGAACGGTGCAGCCATGGGCCCTCCACGTCGTGAATTGGTTGCCGGGAAACGTGAGCGGCGTCGTTGGACGGACCGCACGTCCCCACTGCAAGATACCCGAGATGGCGGGCCGCCACCTCCCCCACATCGGGCGATCGGCGCATAGGTGCGTGATCACCCGCTACGGGTGGTGCGGACGGGTGCACGTTGGCGTTTAATGAGTGCGATGTGGGACAACCTGGTGTTCTGTTGCGATGAGGTCGGCCGGTGACGCTGCTCGGTCCGTTCGATCGTCCGGTGGCGCTCAAGCTGCTCAATTCGGAGGTACTTTCAGCGACTCCGCCCGCCTCAGTCATTGTCGAGTGGCCAGAAGGCCAGTCGACACCAGCACAGCCGTCCACCCCGGCCGACGAGCGCCGGCTCGACGTCGCCCGATTTCTCGCCCAAGCGCTGCTGGGTGATTCGGGCGAGGTGGTCCCACAACTCGCCCGGCTCGAGGCGGTGGTCTCCGAGTCGATCGTTGTGTGGAGCCCATCGATGTACACCACTTCGAGACGCGAGCTGGTGGCGGCCATCTTCGACCACGACGATGCCGTCACCTCGACCAGTGTCGAGATCGTGGACGAGGTGATCAGCGGGCCACGGGTTTGCCTCGAGTGGCGGATCACCGGCGTGTTCAACAACGCAGGCTTCCTCAACGATGACGTGCTCATCGAGCCGTCGCACTCCCAGGTCGAAGCGGCGGGCATGCTGGTGTGCACCTTCGAGGATGAGTACGTCAGCCGAATCTGCTGTCCGTACGACCGCATCGCACTGCTCGAACAGGTCTTAACCCCGTCGGCGAGTGACCTGGCGCAGCGTTGAACCCCGGGGCCCCGGTTCGGTTCACCCCGATGGGGTGATGACGCACGGGCATGCCGGGCGCATCGTCGACAACACAACGGGGATATGGCGCACCGACGACACGATCGGTGGGTGGACGGCCCGCACAGGAGAACCCATGAGTGACGAAATGATCGACGACCTGGGTCCAGTCGACTACCTGGTCGTCGAGTTCCCGGCCGGACAGAGCAACTTCAACGGCGAGATGGCGGCCGAACTGGCGTCGCTGAATCGGGCGGGCACGATCCGGCTGCTCGACTTGCTGATCCTCCAGAAGGATGCGGACGGCGCGATCGAGGCCTTCGAGGTGGACGACTTCGATGAGGTCGACGGGTTGGTCGAGCTGGAAGGCGAGATCGCCGAGATTCTCGCTGCGAAGGACATCGCCAACCTCGCCGAGTCGATGCATCCGGGAAGCGTCGCCGGATGCATCGTCTGGGAGAACCTCTGGGCCGCACCGTTTGCGTCGGCCACCCGCCGCGCCGGTGGTCAGCAGATCGCCTCCGGTCGAATCCCCATCGAAGCCATTGTCGCCTCCCTCGAGGCGGATACCGACGAACCCGACGAAGGAGCCTGACCATGCCACTCCGACCAGCACGTAGGCGGCGCCGCGGCGTCATCGCAGCCCCGGTTGCCCGAACGGCCACCGCAGTTGGAACAGCAGCCGTCGTCTCCCACGGGGTGCGGCGCCGGCAGACTCGGCGCGTCGTCCGCCGCGTCCGCTGAGCACCGAGGGCATTCAGCCGATCGCCCAATGTGGGTGATGCGGCCCGAGACGGGCCGTTTCTAGGTTGTCGGTCCAGACCGCTGACGTCGCTGTCGGCGCGTCCGCCGGACCCGCAAGCCCACTGGAGACCAACGATGACGAACCGACCCGACAGCCATGCCCGCTCGATGCTGCCGATCCCGGACCGTCCCAAGTTTGGGCACACCACTTACGACGCCAAGGACCCGGAGACGAACTTTCCGCCGATCGAGCCGCTGTTGCCGCCCGAGGGCGCACCCAACGTGCTGATCGTGTTGCTCGACGACGTCGGGTTTGGTGCGTCGACCGCGTTCGGTGGCCCGTGTGCCACCCCCAACGCCGAGAAGCTCGCCGCCGGCGGCCTGAGCTACAACCGGTTTCACACCACGGCACTGTGTGCCCCGACCCGCGCTGCGATGCTCAGCGGCCGCAACCACCATTCCGTCGGGATGGGCTCGATCACCGAGACGGCCACCTCGGCGCCCGGCAACAGCTCGGTGCGGCCCAACACCAAGGCCCCGCTGGCCATGACGTTGAAGCTCAACGGCTACTCGACGGCCCAGTTCGGCAAGTGCCACGAGGTGCCGGTGTGGCAGTCCTCGCCGCTCGGTCCCTTCGATTCGTGGCCGTCCGCCGGTGGCGGGTTCGAGACGTTCTACGGCTTCATCGGCGGCGAGAACAACCAGTGGGACCCTGCGCTGTACGACGGGTTCACCCCCGTTGAACCGCCTGCGACACCCGAGGAGGGCTACCACCTCACCGAGGATCTCGCCGACCAGGCGGTCAACTGGATCCGCCAGCAGAAGTCCCTCATGCCGGACCGGCCGTTCTTCGCCTACTTCGCCCCCGGCGCCACCCACGCACCGCACCACGTGCCCAAGGAGTGGCCCGCCAAGTACGCCGGGCAGTTCGACGACGGTTGGGACGCCCTGCGCGAGAAGACCTTTGCCCGCCAAAAGGAGATGGGGATCATCCCGGCGGACGCCCAGCTCACCCCGCGCCCCGACGAGATCACCAGCTGGGCCGACATGCCCGAGGAGATGAAGCCGATCCTCGCCCGCCAG includes these proteins:
- a CDS encoding DUF1269 domain-containing protein; this translates as MSDEMIDDLGPVDYLVVEFPAGQSNFNGEMAAELASLNRAGTIRLLDLLILQKDADGAIEAFEVDDFDEVDGLVELEGEIAEILAAKDIANLAESMHPGSVAGCIVWENLWAAPFASATRRAGGQQIASGRIPIEAIVASLEADTDEPDEGA
- a CDS encoding TIGR04053 family radical SAM/SPASM domain-containing protein → MTQPSTASPSTRSAVRTLHLDPADRPFIVIWEVTRACALACAHCRADAITRRNSLELSTDEGKALLDDLASLGAPRPIVVLTGGDPFERDDLAELVRHGHGLGLPMALSPSVTPRLTSEALAELRAAGASAVSLSLDGATPATHDAFRGFDGVHADTIEAAANVRAAGFRLQINTTVTKDNAHELPALLDTVVELGAGLWSVFFLVPTGRGEQLTALDAEGVEDVLMWLASVADRVPVKTTEAPHFRRVMLQRADAGGEPPDYRPGPLGRLLRDAPVRSVAAPSPATIERGGSGPRRPPLDVNAGRGFAFVDHLGAVYPSGFLPVSAGSIRRAPFTEIYRKSELLASLRDPTQLGGKCGRCEYREVCGGSRSHAYAVTGDPLGEDPTCAYEPDGRDA
- a CDS encoding COX15/CtaA family protein gives rise to the protein MPDRTLDAPEVARQQPAPDTGEPPALNRARPGQLSVWLFVIAAVVLVMIVVGGTTRLTQSGLSMVNWEPVGGVVPPLSEADWNAEFDAYKTSPEFQKINADMTVGDFKGIFFWEYLHRLLGRLLGLALVVPFLWFLARRAVPPGYARRLGGLVLLVGLQGLIGWWMVASGLVDRPDVAHERLALHLTTALVLLVGLIWTALDLRALAAGRSAVTGRPVRWVWPFAVLLGVQITLGAFVAGLDAGWMYNTWPMMRGSWLPPGLTELSPVWSNLVDNPVAVQFLHRWLAVVVAVAALVVASQLFRAGARHYAIALESAVAVQFLLGVFTLLHAVPVGLGVAHQAGAVLVLVITVAAAHWSMGGARNSVGSSQPSPSTRTKQFG
- a CDS encoding methyltransferase domain-containing protein, with protein sequence MDQPERQSHWDDRYRTSGADSVSWFEAEPRLSLELFDLVGATPASSVIDIGGGASSLTATLQQRGFADLTVLDVSAEALDASRRNVDSPDEITWIRADLLDWSPARRWNVWHDRAVFHFLTDADDRRRYRELLLRSIEPGGSVILATFAEDGPSTCSALPVERYSADRLLAEIGSGFIEDGHGRFEHVTPSGGVQPFTWVAATVDDA
- the hemG gene encoding protoporphyrinogen oxidase; protein product: MQASIAVIGGGITGLVAARRLVGAGHAVTLYESGGRLGGQVRTEQFLGHAVDVGAESLHLAGPNAQLLDELGLTDQLVTAEASFAWIWDGVKRRRLPAGMGPAGPTRMWPIVRSGALSPLGMARAGLEPLLPPTPEQHVGADTDVSVGAFIGRRFGDQVTDRLVDPVLGSLHSGDVHRLSMRAATPMLAAKATRNRSLLLGSARSGHSPPSFVTFPGGLSTLIEGLLAGTDVDVRLATPVDAIEPSGSRYRLIAAGADQRDFDGVVLALPAAPALGLLQPLLGEDAAPLGTLRTASVATVAVAWDASEAASCEALRATGILTPAKAGTLMKAATFLSTKWPHLRHPDHALLRLSAGRVGEHRVASLPDEQLVGQMVDELRRATGLTGVPIQAQVYRWPHALPQLEVGHLEKLAVVRSALAQRPALALAGAAYDGLGISSCIAAGQRGAETMIDQLALNEEAR
- a CDS encoding SHOCT domain-containing protein, with the protein product MLRRRPVMRAAARTAVVAGTATAVSGRVQRRQARRFGGPMGASEQQQEAQPAPQAAPAPAAPTATPVEQLQQLAALRDQGVVTDAEFETEKAKILAG
- a CDS encoding nuclear transport factor 2 family protein, whose translation is MTLLGPFDRPVALKLLNSEVLSATPPASVIVEWPEGQSTPAQPSTPADERRLDVARFLAQALLGDSGEVVPQLARLEAVVSESIVVWSPSMYTTSRRELVAAIFDHDDAVTSTSVEIVDEVISGPRVCLEWRITGVFNNAGFLNDDVLIEPSHSQVEAAGMLVCTFEDEYVSRICCPYDRIALLEQVLTPSASDLAQR